In Rhizorhabdus phycosphaerae, the genomic stretch ATACGGGGCTTTCCTCTCCGCTGCGGCATATCGCGGATGTGCCCGTACTGCACTGGCATGGCGACACGTTCGACCTTCCAGAGGGGGCGGAGTTGCTTGCCTCGTCGGACAAATATGCACACCAGGCCTTCCGCCGGGGGCAGAACATCCTTGCCCTGCAATGCCATCCGGAGATGGGCGAGGATCCCCGCTTCGACGCATGGCTGGAAGACGAGCCCTATATCCATGCGGCGGGGACCAGCGTCGAGGCGCTGCGGGATGATCATGGCCGGCATGGAAGCCGGGCGGTAGAGGCCGGCCGTCGCATGATCGCGGACTGGCTGGCGCGTATAGATATGTAACATTTGCCTAACTTCCCACTGCGCGGCTTCACGGATAGATTGATGGTCTTCCGGGGGAGTGTGCAGATGGAATGGTCCGAAGAAGTGCAGGACGGTGCGATCATTGCCGTCCCTGCCGGCAAGGTGGACGAGTCGACTGCTGCGCTGTTCGGTGCGCAGCTGGAACAGGCGGTCGAGCGCTGCGCCGGCAGCAGCGCCAGGCTGGTGCTCGACTGCCATGGTATCGACTATATGTCGTCGCGCGGCTTGCGTGCGCTCACCCTCGCCAAGCGCAAGGCGGACGGGG encodes the following:
- a CDS encoding STAS domain-containing protein, producing the protein MEWSEEVQDGAIIAVPAGKVDESTAALFGAQLEQAVERCAGSSARLVLDCHGIDYMSSRGLRALTLAKRKADGAGVRILLARPNEIVREILAISRYDKLFGVTDTVEAALTA